A window of the Equus asinus isolate D_3611 breed Donkey chromosome 20, EquAss-T2T_v2, whole genome shotgun sequence genome harbors these coding sequences:
- the RBMXL2 gene encoding RNA-binding motif protein, X-linked-like-2, with translation MVEADRPGKLFIGGLNPETDEKALEAEFGKYGRIIEVLLMKDRETSKSRGFAFVTFESPADAKAAARDMNGKSLDGKAIKVAQATKPAFESGRRGPPLSRSRGRPRGLRGTRGGGGGPRRPPSRGGPADDGGYPGDFDPRPSRAPMPLKRGPPPPRRAGPPPKRAAPSGPPRSGAGGMRGRAAAARGRDGYVGPLRREPPPPRRDPYLGPREEGYSPRDGYSSRDYPSARDPREFAPSPREYTYRDYGHSGARDDCPSRGYGDRDGYGVRDRDYADHPSGGSYRDPFESYGDPRSAGPARGPPPSYGGGGGRYDEYRGCSPDAYGGGRDGYGGGRSDHYSRGRDRVGRVDRGLPSSMERGCPQPRDSYCRSGRRAPRGGGRLGSRSERGGGRSRY, from the coding sequence ATGGTGGAAGCGGATCGCCCTGGGAAGCTCTTCATTGGCGGGCTCAACCCCGAAACCGACGAGAAAGCCCTCGAGGCAGAGTTTGGCAAGTATGGCCGCATCATCGAGGTGCTCTTGATGAAAGATCGAGAAACCAGCAAGTCCAGGGGCTTCGCGTTCGTCACCTTCGAAAGCCCCGCAGACGCCAAGGCCGCCGCCAGAGACATGAACGGCAAGTCCCTGGATGGTAAGGCCATCAAGGTGGCCCAGGCCACCAAGCCGGCGTTTGAGAGCGGCCGGCGGGGCCCGCCGCTGTCCCGCAGCCGCGGTCGCCCGCGGGGCCTGCGCGGGACccgcgggggcggcggcggcccgcGGCGACCCCCCTCCCGGGGCGGGCCGGCCGACGACGGCGGCTACCCCGGGGATTTCGACCCGCGGCCCTCCAGGGCCCCTATGCCCCTGAAGcgcgggccgccgccgccgcgcaggGCCGGGCCGCCCCCCAAGAGGGCCGCGCCGTCGGGCCCGCCCCGCAGCGGCGCCGGTGGAATGCGCGGGCGGGCCGCGGCCGCGCGCGGGCGAGACGGCTATGTGGGCCCGCTGCGCCGGGAGCCGCCGCCCCCGCGCCGGGACCCCTACCTGGGTCCCCGGGAGGAGGGCTACTCGCCGAGGGACGGCTACTCCAGCCGAGACTACCCGAGCGCCCGCGACCCGCGCGAGTTTGCCCCCTCGCCCAGAGAGTACACCTACCGCGACTACGGCCACTCCGGCGCCCGGGACGACTGTCCATCGAGAGGCTACGGCGACCGCGACGGCTACGGGGTTCGCGACCGCGACTACGCGGATCATCCGAGCGGAGGCTCCTACCGAGACCCCTTCGAGAGCTACGGGGACCCGCGCAGCGCCGGCCCCGCGCGGGGGCCCCCGCCATCTTACGGCGGCGGCGGAGGCCGCTACGACGAGTACCGGGGCTGCTCCCCCGACGCCTACGGCGGCGGCCGCGACGGTTACGGCGGTGGCCGGAGCGACCACTACTCGAGGGGCCGCGACCGGGTAGGCAGAGTGGATCGCGGGCTGCCCTCGTCCATGGAGAGGGGGTGCCCCCAGCCGCGCGATTCTTACTGCCGGTCGGGCCGCAGGGCCCCCCGGGGCGGAGGCCGCCTAGGAAGCCGCTCGGAGAGAGGGGGAGGCCGGAGCAGATACTAA